The Nematostella vectensis chromosome 6, jaNemVect1.1, whole genome shotgun sequence region ACACAGTAGAACGCCGCCCCGTGCATTTGGGTTTCACTTTTCCACACATTttcgaattgttttttttatgtaggACTCCACGAGAGAGAACAAACAAGCACATTTCAGCCAAAATTAGATGGAAATTCGTGTcttattattaaaatttcGCCCAACAAACACTATTCCTACCGACCCTGGCACTTCTAGGCTTTGTTAAGCATGGTCAAAGTTTATGGGACTCCTGCGGTTTGGAAGCCGCGCATTACAGCTGGCGCATCTTCTCTTCTTCATTACCGCTGACCGATTCACGTGTAGTGAAAGAACCTCTCCGtagcaaagaaaaataatttttatttgaaataccCTCTAACTTCGCAAAAAGACAATTACTTTTTGAAAGCATCGTTTACGAGATATTCTTACAAAATGGGAATCCTCGAGAAAATTAGCGAAATTGAAAAGGAGATCGCCAGAACTCAGAAAAACAAGGCGACAGAGTACCATCTCGGTCTGCTGAAAGCCAAGCTGGCAAAGTATAGAGCACAGCTACTAGAGCCCGCGAAGGGCTCAAGCTCAGCTAAAGGCGACGGATTTGATGTGATGAAGTCGGGAGATGCTCGTGTCGCGTTGATTGGATTCCCTTCTGTCGGCAAATCCACGCTGCTGACTAAACTAACCCAAACCCAGAGTGCCTGCGCGTCTTACGAATTCACCACACTAACCTGTATTCCCGGGGTAATTAACTACAACGGGGCAAACATCCAGTTACTTGATTTACCTGGTATCATTGAGGGTGCGGCGCAAGGCAAGGGGCGTGGTAGACAGGTGATCGCTGTGGCGCGCACAGCAGATctggtgttgatgatgttaGATGCGTCGAAGGGGGAAATTCAGAAAAAGCTTCTGGAAAAGGAACTGGAGAGTTGTGGGATTCGTTTGAATACCAAGAAGCCAGAGATCTACTTTAAGATCAAGAAAGGTATGAGGCTTGGTTATAGGGTGTTTGATAAaaagcatacctgtcaacctgtcaaggggtggggtatattaattaggggtgggtatactaTCGCAGGCTTCTAGActatagaaagctctcactCAGAAATCCACTTATATATCTCACGAGGGCGTTACATAAATTACGCTACGTAaaggaattattgttttaattattttgatagaaaataggcaaaatgctgattttctatagaattaTTTTTCTAAAGCAATAAAAGTAGAGCAGGAgaagaggtccaaaatcttgagactcccgtctaatgcgggagagttgaaaGGTATGATAAGGTGTTGTTTTGGGGTGGTGTATCATGCAGTGTGGTGGTACGTGGCTCTGTTAGAGGTTTTATCAGTAAGCTAAATGAGGACAATGTTGATGAAACTTGTCTTTTGTGCGCATGTTGTGCGCATCCTCAACAATACTTTCTTGGTTGGCTAATTAGGAAAACATTACAGAAGAAAAGAATACAATTAAGAAGGTGTCTAGTCAACATTGTATGCATTAGCTCCACTTTTCTATACTGTATATAAACTGATATAGACTTGTAAGTGTATGTTTACTGGTAGTATTGTTGCTTTTAAAGAATGTTAGACAGGCCACCATTTTACACTTCCAAGTAATAACGAGCTATCCATTATTGTTATCCAAGTATGGATGGTTGTTTTGGAATCTTCTTGCAAATATAcctttgtgttttaaaatacAAGCAAAAACTATTGAGTAGCTGGTTGACATTTTTGGTGTTGTTGTCAAGTGTTGTAATCTGATCTTTTAGGGAGATGCAGTTTTTACTTAACCAATCTTGAGGCCGTCTTTTCCATTTCCAGGTGGAGGTTTAAAGTTCAATTCAACCTGTAAACTCACCCATGTGGACGAAAAGCTGGTTCAGCTCATTTTGCACGAGTACAAGATCTTCAACGCTGAGGTTTTGTTCAGAGATGATTACACAGCAGACCAACTGATTGATGTGATTAGTGGAAACAGAGTCTATCTGCCATGCCTGTATGTCTATAACAAGGTCGACTGCATCTCACTTGAAGAGGTGGATCGTCTCGCACGTTTGCCAGACTCTGTTGTTGCTAGCTGTGAGATGGAACTCAATTTAGACTACCTTTTGTACCAGATATGGGAGTACCTCGCATTGATCAGAGTTTATACAAAGAAACGAGGTGAGCCTCCAGACTTTGTCGATGGTCTTATCCTACGCAGAGGAGCCACGGTGGAACATGTTTGCCATGTTATCCACAGATCTATTGTTGAACACTTCAAGTATGCACTTGTTTGGGGTACAAGCACAAAGTACAGTCCACAGCGTGTAGGAATCAACCACATcatgaatgatgatgatgtcatccaagttatgaaaaaataagacattCCATTGAAAACATTCATTTCTGTTCAAGGAATTTATTTGCATTATATTGGCTAGAGACTTGGTCTACTAAACAATATCAATCATCAATTTCTGGATTTTGAAGTTATATTGATTACCATATTTTGCAATACAATCATATATTcaagattttttttgcattataTGGTCCTCTACAATATCATTCCTCAATTTCTCGATTTTAAAGTTATTATTGATTAGCATACTCTGCAATACAACCAAATAGCCCCTACTCTTAAAAAAGCTTCAACCGTGAGTACTACGTTGATAGCTGATGTCATGACGGGCCTTGAACTATACTAGAGTATCAACTTACATAGAGTATATTTTGGATTGTTGGTTTAATAGTATATAAGGAAGAATTTCAACATTGTTTGGTTGCTGGGGCACCATTGACTCATAGAGGTTAGCAATAATCTGGCTCTAGTGCTAGCTAGCATGAAAGTTACCAGTGCATCAGTAACCATACAATATTGTATACCATGCTCTTCTGACTTTTAATCAACAAATGTATTTATACCTAAGGGAGAATTACTATTTCTTATCAGAAAACCTTTTACAAAATCATGCTTTTGCTTCCTACAGTAAAAATTGTTTCAACACATAAATTCCCTAAAATTCATTTCTaataaaaagtatattttgaATTGTTGATTGAATAGTATATAATAATGTAGTATTACTATACCTTATCAgtgtttttaaacattttttttcaaaattatgctTTCTGGTTATTACATCAAAAATTGTTTCAAAAAACATAACAATTCCTTAAAAATCCGTTTGTATTAAGCAGTAAATTTTGAATTGTTGGTTGAATATATAATGTAGTATTACTATACTTTAtcagcattttttaaacattatttttaaaattatgcTTTCCACATATTACCCCCAAAATTGTCTCACATTATAACACATTacaatttattaaaaaatcatTATTTCTATACCTTATCAGCatttataaacatttttttttcaaaattagtCTTCCTCATTCTCATTCTCAAATGGAAGTTTCCGCTTTGCTCCATCAGCAGATGGTGGACTgggcattttcttcttttgtgACATATAGCCTTTGAGCTTATCCTTCTGAAGCATTTCTTTAAACACATCATCTtttgcatcatcatcatgttcAGAGCCAGGCAAAATTACATGCTTGACTCCAACCTCAACAAGCATGTGGACACACTCCCTGCATGGAATCTTGCTGATGTACAATTGCGCAGATGATGTAAGACAGTCAGCTTTTCTGATTATTTGCTGATTCTTTGTTAAAACAGCATTTTCTGCCGCATGGATGATGTACGGCTTCTTGCAAGCTCTTCTTGGAAACTCCCCATATGTCGCTTTGGCTGGAAATCCACTCCACCCAATACTAATAACTTCATTCTCATACATAAGGACACAACCGACTCCCCTTATTGGATCATCACTTCTCTGGGAGAGCATTTGAGCCAAGCGTGTCATGTGCAAAGCAAAGTTCTGCCAGCTGGGCTCAGAAGGGACTGGGGACTTTAACAATGGACATTCCTCAGAAGCTCCTTCGGGACCTGGGTTTCTGATAGGCTTGCTCTTGAGGTTGTGGTCTATTTCAGCAAACTCCACATCATCTGGAACATCACCCTGTGATGTGTGTGCAATCCATTCCAGTAGCGTATCCATGTTTGTCTGCATTATGGCTACCATATCAGCATCGTCAAATGGCGGGGACTGAAGAATCTGACTAGCTGTGTCTATCCAGTCACCATCAAAGtggtctttttttaatttttctttaaaGAGCTTTATTGCATCCTCATCGTGGGTTGGGGTCCAGGGAGATGTTTTCTCCTTTAGTTCCTGGAGTACAACTTTATTGACTTCAGGAATAAATGGGGAAAGACCCACTGAAGCCACCTATGGATACACAAGgaagttcttattttttatcattcaGTTAAGCTGcataaaaaaagagattgTTGTATCTGTTCGCCATCTGCGTCCAGCATGTGctgcatttaattttttttcatcttttacTTTGGTTCTGTCTCTGTAAAACTTCTAGAATCATGATTTTTCAGTTTTGCACTCTTCGATAACAAGAAATTGCAAAAGATAGACATCAAATCACACCATGAATCCAAAGTTTTGTTCAGGAAGCTATTTCGCTGCACTAAAAAATGTTGTGAGAGTGCAATATGACTGGATGAATCATTTACTCCACACAGAAAGCCTGAATTtgagataataaaaaagatgcATGGTCTGCATGCTGCCAAGGAAGAAATCACGAACAGAAACAATATATTTATGTGGCCTAATACACTAGTTTTTAAACTTATTTGTTTAATCTACCCCTCACTTTCAATCAAAGAATATAGTTATGTCCTTTTATTCTCTTGGATCAGCCCTTTAGTTAAAACACTTCACCTTACAGTGACTTCACATTCAGGGAACAATCCAtataattttgtttgatacCTTCTTCCAATAATTTTACTCACAATAAACAGATTATCAACAGCCTTGATATCCTGGGGGTCATTAACTTCCGGTTCAGTAGGGAGATAATAGACCTTGACCACGCCCGCCTGTATCAGCAGCTTGGTACAATATGAGCAGGGCCTCCGGGAGAGGTACACAGTGCACCCCTTGTATCTCTCCTGACCAAACTTGTAAAGGCCAATCACACCGCCGTGAACATCATTGCGGCTACAGTCCACAGATAGTGCTCTATCACTTGGAAGAACTATTACGGAACCAACTTTGTTGGGCCTTGCTTGATTACCTTTAAGAAAATAGATATTGTTAAAGCAATTtcagttatttttttgcatataAAGCCTTCAGGGAACTGAATTGAATAGATTACAGTTTTTCCAGGCGCATTCCCAGGATTACAAGGATTcccagtcataggtatcatattgaaaaagcatggtatttgaagattccttaataagaaatgacccactttttggctgccagggggggggggtgtgcaccctgcgccccccccctgtgtacaaaCATGGTTTTTtgcacaaaactgtcaaggaaCCACAGGAAGAACATCTTTCAAGGCATAAATAACAGGCGTGCAGTAAAAAAGCTGCCTTTTTAAAAATCTAAGATATGCAAAATCTAAGATAGTTTGAATTTTATATTTCTTCTCTGTGCACTTCctaccccctacccctcccctccccccacacatTCTATCCACTTATATGTAACACCATCCAATCCTTGATCTGCCCCTGCGTGCAACAAAATCTAGAAATTGCAACAAATCACTTTTGCTTTCGTGTATAAGTACTTACTTATAAGTATCACGACACATAATCGAAAATGGCTTTACTGAAAAGGTAATTTACCTAATTCTAGCCCCTCGAAGCTGCGTT contains the following coding sequences:
- the LOC5519781 gene encoding developmentally-regulated GTP-binding protein 2 — translated: MGILEKISEIEKEIARTQKNKATEYHLGLLKAKLAKYRAQLLEPAKGSSSAKGDGFDVMKSGDARVALIGFPSVGKSTLLTKLTQTQSACASYEFTTLTCIPGVINYNGANIQLLDLPGIIEGAAQGKGRGRQVIAVARTADLVLMMLDASKGEIQKKLLEKELESCGIRLNTKKPEIYFKIKKGGGLKFNSTCKLTHVDEKLVQLILHEYKIFNAEVLFRDDYTADQLIDVISGNRVYLPCLYVYNKVDCISLEEVDRLARLPDSVVASCEMELNLDYLLYQIWEYLALIRVYTKKRGEPPDFVDGLILRRGATVEHVCHVIHRSIVEHFKYALVWGTSTKYSPQRVGINHIMNDDDVIQVMKK
- the LOC5519782 gene encoding cytidine and dCMP deaminase domain-containing protein 1 gives rise to the protein MASSQQSSQGCHEQERARIAKPSMFMVTALWMERSPLAQRPSERSFEGLELGNQARPNKVGSVIVLPSDRALSVDCSRNDVHGGVIGLYKFGQERYKGCTVYLSRRPCSYCTKLLIQAGVVKVYYLPTEPEVNDPQDIKAVDNLFIVASVGLSPFIPEVNKVVLQELKEKTSPWTPTHDEDAIKLFKEKLKKDHFDGDWIDTASQILQSPPFDDADMVAIMQTNMDTLLEWIAHTSQGDVPDDVEFAEIDHNLKSKPIRNPGPEGASEECPLLKSPVPSEPSWQNFALHMTRLAQMLSQRSDDPIRGVGCVLMYENEVISIGWSGFPAKATYGEFPRRACKKPYIIHAAENAVLTKNQQIIRKADCLTSSAQLYISKIPCRECVHMLVEVGVKHVILPGSEHDDDAKDDVFKEMLQKDKLKGYMSQKKKMPSPPSADGAKRKLPFENENEED